TTTCAGCTTCTTTCATGGTATTTTTAATATAATCTCTTCCCCAGGCGGTTACAGCGTCTGCACATTCATGGCTGTACCATCTAAACCTTGCATAGCCGTAAACTCCATACATGGAATTTGCAAGAGTTTTCAGAGCTTCCTGCTGCAC
The DNA window shown above is from Methanobacterium sp. and carries:
- a CDS encoding DNA polymerase domain-containing protein — translated: VQQEALKTLANSMYGVYGYARFRWYSHECADAVTAWGRDYIKNTMKEAEKYGFKAIYADTDGFYATYTGKTEDI